The Halofilum ochraceum genome segment TGGCGCCGGCCGAAGACGCGCCTACGGTGTTACGGGCGCCGCCCCGTGGCGTAGGCGCGTTTTCGCCGAAGGCGAACGCGCGCTACTGTCGATAGCCAGGGCTCTCTTCGTCGAGGATCGCGCGGATTTCCGCAAAGTGGTTTTCGGGGCCGTCCGGGTAGGCCTCCCACTGGTCGCGGGTCAGGCGGGCCGTGGCCGGGTCGACGCGGCGTAGCTCGCGTCCGGTCGACATGGCGAGGACCTGGGCCTCGCACGCCTTTTCGAGGAAGTAGAGCCGGTCGAAGGCCTCGGCCACGTCGCGCCCGGCCACCGTGACGCCGTGATTGCCCATGAACAGGACCGGCTTGTCGGCGAGCGCGCGGGCGAGACGCGTGCCCTCGTCATCGTCCAGCGCCATGCCGGCGAAGTCCTCGTCCCACGCGACGCGCTCGTAGAAGCGCAGTGCGTTCTGGCTGACCGGCTCCAGGTCCACGCCCTGCAGGCAGGTCAGCGCGGTCGCGTACGGCATGTGGGTATGGAGCACACAGCGCGCCGCCGGCACCTGGCGATGGATCGAGCCGTGGATGTGCAGCGCCGTGGGGTCCGGCGTGGCATCACCCGCGAGCACTTCCCCGTCCGGGCCGATCTTGAGCAGTTCACTCGCGCGGACACGCGAGAAGTGACAACCGCTGGGCTGAATCAGGAACGGCGCCTCGGGCCCGTCACCCAGGGCCACGCTGAAGTGATTGGAGACCGCTTCATGCAGCCCGAGCCGCGCTGCCCAGCGAAAGGCGGCTGCCAGGTCTTCACGGGCGCGGGTTTCATTGACCATCGGTATCCTCCGCACCGGCATCCCCGGAAGATGCCGGAGCTGACAAGAACGTGACATTGGCCTCGGCCAGGCGCCCTGCCCGCTCGCCCTCCCCGGCGCAGATGCTCTCGACCAGTGCGCGATGGGATTCGCAGATTTCCTGCGAATCGACGGCGCGGTTCGCGAGCGAGATATAGGCACGCACCTGGTTGGCGACGCGGGCATAGTGCTGCACCAGGCGTTCATTGCCCGAAAGGCGGATGATCAGCAGGTGCAGTTCATGATCGCAGCGGTTGGCCTCGCTCTGGTCGTCGGCGGAGGCAGCGGCTACCAGCGCGTCGAAAGCGGCGCGCAGTTGCTCACGACCGTCCGCGGTAATCCGCCCGGCCGCCAGTCGCGCACCAAGCGCTTCGAGTGCGCCGCGCAGCGTGTAGAGTTCCCACAGATCGTGGTCGCTGAAATCGACCACGCGGTAACCGGCATACGGGACCTGGCGCACGAGCCCTTCGTCGACGAGGCGCCGCAGTGCGGCCCGAATGGTGCCGCGTGACAGGCCGTAACGCTCGGCCAGCGCAGTCTCGACCAGACGCTCGCCGAGTCCGAGATCGCCCGACACGATCCGGCGCCGCACGAGATCGGTCGCCTGGGCTTCCAGGCTGCGCTTCGTGATCGAATCGACTTCTCCGGTCGCCATTCCCGTATGCCTCCCTGCGCCGTTACGCCGCCAGCGCCTCGGTCCGGTTCACCACCGCGGGATCGAAGGCCTCGCGCGCGAACATCCGGCGCACGAGGGGCTCGAAGTACTCGAGCGGCTGGGTCGGGTAGTCCGGATCGAAGGCCGCCTGGTCCCAGCGCTCGCAGAAGCGCACGCAGGAGTCGTAATACGGGTGATCCCGGTAGATATCGCGCTGGTTCGGATCCTCACCGAAATGGTGCGCGAAATAGACCTTCTGGAACAGACCGTGGTGCTCGACCACCCAGGTCACCTCGGGGCGCACGTAGGGCTGAATGATCGACGCGGCATAACGCGAGTGGTTCTCCGGCGCCAAGTCGTCGCCGAGATCGTGCAGCAGCGCGCCCAGCACCATTTCCTCGTCGGCACCATCGGCCTCGGCGCGGGTGGCCGTCTGCAGCGAGTGCTCCAGGCGGGTGACCTGGTATCCGCTGAGGGTATCGTCGAGCGCCTTCAGGGCGCCCAGTATCCGATCCGGCAGCTCATCGATGAATTGCTGCTCGAGCCGCCCGAGCAGTTCGTAGTCGGCCTTCGTGCCGTCTTTCATCTGGCGGAAACTGACCGTCTCCATGGAACCTCCCGTCGATAGAGTGAAAAACAGGGCATACGTCCTGTTTTGATGTGTCGAACAATACCGGTCGCCGACGAAAATTGTCAACAATCAACCATTGACTATTGACACTCTACACCCCGGTCGCCAAGCTGATCCCCTTCGCGGCCTGCAAAGACGCGCGGGAAGCCCCTGCGACGTGGCCGCGCACAACGACCGATAACGCGAAACACCGATGGAGGTGCACCATATGAAACACCACGTGCTCGCAACGCTCGCCGCCGCGACCCTCTCCTTCGGGTC includes the following:
- a CDS encoding aldolase, whose translation is MVNETRAREDLAAAFRWAARLGLHEAVSNHFSVALGDGPEAPFLIQPSGCHFSRVRASELLKIGPDGEVLAGDATPDPTALHIHGSIHRQVPAARCVLHTHMPYATALTCLQGVDLEPVSQNALRFYERVAWDEDFAGMALDDDEGTRLARALADKPVLFMGNHGVTVAGRDVAEAFDRLYFLEKACEAQVLAMSTGRELRRVDPATARLTRDQWEAYPDGPENHFAEIRAILDEESPGYRQ
- a CDS encoding GntR family transcriptional regulator produces the protein MATGEVDSITKRSLEAQATDLVRRRIVSGDLGLGERLVETALAERYGLSRGTIRAALRRLVDEGLVRQVPYAGYRVVDFSDHDLWELYTLRGALEALGARLAAGRITADGREQLRAAFDALVAAASADDQSEANRCDHELHLLIIRLSGNERLVQHYARVANQVRAYISLANRAVDSQEICESHRALVESICAGEGERAGRLAEANVTFLSAPASSGDAGAEDTDGQ
- a CDS encoding HD domain-containing protein; protein product: METVSFRQMKDGTKADYELLGRLEQQFIDELPDRILGALKALDDTLSGYQVTRLEHSLQTATRAEADGADEEMVLGALLHDLGDDLAPENHSRYAASIIQPYVRPEVTWVVEHHGLFQKVYFAHHFGEDPNQRDIYRDHPYYDSCVRFCERWDQAAFDPDYPTQPLEYFEPLVRRMFAREAFDPAVVNRTEALAA